The sequence AGGTGATAAGTTGAATGAAGCCCAGGTAATGAGAACTTACAGCGATGTTCCGGAAACCTGGAATGACCTGCAAAGTTATGAGAAGGCTTATGAAGGCCGTATAGAAATATTGAATCCTTTAAAAGATAACTATGTGTTTATCTCTGAACAAGAAATTATCGAAAAATAGGTACTTATTAATGTAAAAATGTAATACTGTAATGAATAGAAAATATATTAAAATTGGGACACTTTTAATAAGTCTTATTTACGTTGATCTTTTCTGTGGAGCCGGGGGGACCTCTACCGGGATTGAAACGGCAAAGGTAAAAGGAGAAAAATGCGCAAAAGTAATTGTTTGTGTGAATCATGATCCAACTGCAATCGCATCCCATGCTGAAAATCATCCTGATTCATGTCATTTTACTGAAGACATTAAAACCCTTGATCTTGCACCGGTAATTATTCGCATGAAGGAAATGAGAGAATTATACCCTCTTGCAAAGGTTGTTCTGTGGGCATCATTAGAATGTACAAACCACAGTAAAGCAAAGGGAGGAATGTCAAGGGATGCGGATTCTCGTACATTAGCAAATCACTTGTTCAGGTATATTGATGCCATCAATCCTGATTCTGTACAGATTGAAAATGTTGAAGAGTTTCTGATCTGGGGGCCTTTGATGATCAAAGAAATTCATAAAAACAATACTTCATATTGCCCATTAGACCTTGTAACTATTGATAAAAAGAAAAAAATCAAGGAATTAAGACCAATTTGGATTCCAATAAAAGAAAGAAAAGCAGAATATTATAATGCGTGGCTTGATGAAGTTTTGAAGCGTGGATTTTCCTATGATTATAAATTATTGAATGCTGCTGATTTTGGCGCATACACAAGCCGAAAAAGGTTGTTTATTCAATTTAATAAAAATATTCCTACAGTTTGGCCAGAACAAACGCATTCAAAAAATCCTGAAGCAACCCTTTTTGGCCAATTAGAAAAATGGAAAGCAGTGAAGGATGTTTTGGATTTGAATGACCTTGGTGAATCAATTTTTGATAAAATTGAATCTGACAAGACATATCAAAGAATTCTTCTGGGGCTTAAAAGAGAGACAAACAAGCACTTTCTTACATCTTACTATGGCAATGGTTCAGCGCATTCAATTGATGCTCCTATTGGTACTTTAACGACTAAGGACAGATGTGCTCTTCATTACATTCATTATGATTATTCAAGTTTGACAACTTCAAGTATTAATAATCCTGCCGGAGCAGTAACCACGGTACCCAAGCATAACTTAATGTCAATTCAATGGCTAATGGACACACAATTTGGTAGAGTTTCAAAATCCATTGATGAACCTTCTCCGACAATAATTGCTAGACAAGATAAAAAACCATTATATATTTTACAGGCTGAAAGGGGTTATCCGTCTGATTTCATAAAAGAAAGTGATTCTGATGTGGTTAAGGAGATCAAAGAATTTATGATTTTAAATCACATCAAGTCTATCACAATGAGAATGCTGACAGTCCAGGAGTTAAAAGAAATTATGGGTTTTCCAAAAGATTATATTTTGAAAGGGACCAAAACTGATCAAAAAAAATTCATCGGAAATGCGGTTGAAGTTACAATGGCAAGGAAAATTTGTGAGGCAACCGCAAACCGATTATTAGAAAGAAAAAAAGCAGCATAAAAAAAGAATAATATGAAAATCACATTATTATCTGGTCAGATAATAGAATTGACCAAAGAAGACATTAAGTTTATTAAACCAAAGATTGATGAAGCTTTTGAAGGTCTTGATGATTCTGAATATTTCCGAATTAAAAAATTGAAAGGATCAGAAGTTGAAATTGAATTGGAAAAAATGTCAGATGGTGATCTTTACCATTTCGCTAAAACTAACGAAGGGTTTATGACTTTCGTAAGAAGTTACATGGCAGATCCTTTTACCATTAAAATCTGGAAAGAACTATTCAAACGTCATAATCTTGGTTTTAAGCAAGTCAGATCAATAAGCAATAAGCAACGAAATCTCTTGAAAGAATTAGGAATTAAATACAGACAGGAGTTATGAGCCGCCAAGAGAAACGAATAGCTGAAAAAGTAAAAGCTTTGAGAGTTACAATACTTAATCCCGAAAACAAAATACAGTAATGAATGTTACAGAAAGTATAAAAATCACCAATGAGGATAATATGAAGCTTATGATTCGTTATCCGGATAAATATTTTGATCTCGCTATTGTTGATCCTCCCTATGGTATTAATGCTCCTAATTTGACAATGGGAGTAATCCAAAAAGAAAAGGACATTTGCAGTATGGTGGTACATCTACTGCACAGAAGATTAAGAAAGGAAGGTTGAATCAAGGTTCAGGAAAACTAAAAAATAGAGTGCTAAATCAATCAAACTGCGATTGGGATAACGCAATACCTGGTGAGGAGTATTTTAAAGAACTATTCAGAGTTTCAAAAAATCAGATTATATGGGGTGGGAATTACTTCGACCTAAGACCTACAAGAGGTATTGTTTTTTGGGATAAACTTCAACCTTGGGATAATTTTTCACAATTCGAATTAGCATGGACATCATTTGATAAACCTGCGGCTAAAATAGCATTAAGTAATACAGGAGGTTCAAATTCAGCTAAGAAAATACACCCAACACAAAAACCTTCAGAATTATATCAATGGCTTTTGGTTAAGTATGCTAAAGCTGGAGATAAAATATTAGATACTCATTTAGGATCAGGTAGTATTGCATTAGCATGTTTTGATTATGGATTTGAGTTAACAGCTTGTGAACTTGACGAATGTTTCTTTAATTCTGCAATTGAAAGAATTAAAAATCATATTTCTTTTAACCAAAGCTTATTTACGCCTGAACAATTAAAATTATCATTATGAAATCAACTTTAAAAGTAAATGTGAGTTTTGAAATACTGTAAAAATGAATCATAAATATAAATTAGAATTTTCAATAGAAAACCCGGATAAAAAATTATTGGATTTACTTTTTCCATACAGAAGCAAACAAGTAGTAAAAAAGGATATAAGAAAACATTGTATTAAAGTGTATGATAACCTTTCGATGAAAAACAAATTACTGCTTGTAAAATATTGGGGAGATGTTTTACGGAAAACCACAATTCCAAACCAAATAACAAAATTACCTTTGTAAAATGAAGTGCTTTAAAAACTTATCATTTGAAGATAAAATAGAACTGGGGTTAATGGTAGTATTAGCTATTGTTGCGCTTTATTATCTCTTTAAGTAGTATATTTGAATTATGGATAAAAGATTTTACATAACATCCCTCAGAAAAGAAGAAAATACATTTAGCAAGACAGAATACATGGTATTGGAGCTAAGATTAAAACAAGGTGATGGTGAATGGATTCCGGAAAGTAAATTAGTTCTACCAATGGATGATGAGCTATTTAATTTCTTTAGAGGAGTATTTCATGATGAAGCTTCTTTTATTTTAAATTTAGAAGACATTCCATCAATGATTAATTCTGTTTGTTAGGTAGTGTAAAACAACAACTAAAAATTACAAAATGAAATTTACAAAAGAAGAGGTATTGATTATAAGAAAATGTATTCAAAATGAAGGAAATTCTGAATGGATGCTTTTTGAAAATGATATTCTACATATGTTTTCCAAAGATGAAGAGATTGATACAGAACTAAATCATCATGAACTAGAAGCTTTGTTGAAGGTCACGCAATGGTATGTAGTTTTAAGTGATAAAGAATGTATGACTATAAAGGAGCAGTTGCATAACCGAATTTATGAAAATTTCAAAAAACATCATTCATTATAGTTATGGAAAACCAGAACTTCTTATACCCTTCCAAAATAAAAAAATTAAGCAAATGACTAGATTAAAGCATATTTCAGGGGTTACAGGAACCTATTTAAGGGAAATTCCTTCTCGTCAGTTTTTTCCATTAATTACCTGGGTAATTAAAACAGATGATGGACGAGAGTATTTTGCGCCAAAATCTGAATTTTTAATTATATAATAAAGCCACTTCTTCAGAATTTAAAATTCCACCAATATTATTGGTGGAATTTTTTTATGCGATTCTCCGGATTTAGAAATTACAATTCTGGCATTTTCAAAAAAAAAAGAAAGATATGGCTGTACCAATCATACCCCTTGCACCCCTTAAAATTTATTTATTTTTGTAATATTGTAATTAAGAACAGTTATTCCCGATTTGTAAGGCATTACAGATGTTTTATTTTTTTGTAATTGTAATATTACAATTACAAAAAAAATGTAATAAAAAAGAGTATTACAAAATACTTACAAACCTTAAATACTCTAATTACAATATTTTTTAAAATGTAAAACACTGACTATGAGTGATTTATTACATTATTACAGCTTTACAAAAATTTATCTTAATTTTTATTTATTATACAATTTGTTTTATTTGAAACGTATTGTATTTTTTTGTATATTTATACTGTAGATTTTTGAAATACAGTGAATTACTTAAGAAAATTTAAAAATAGATTTATTATAAAGGTAGAACTTGTATCTGCTTTGGATGATAGTTCTTTTCTAATTTCCCCACCCAATGGTTTTCCGGAAGAAACAATACCGGTTGAGTATAATAATATTTATTTTACGATTACTTCAATATCACTTCAGCAGAACTCAAAGGTTCCTAATGCCGGATCATACTATGTAGTAAAATTAGATTTTACATTTCCATATTTTGAGGGAACCGAAAATTTTATGGAAAGATTTAAATATCTTTCAGAAATCAGATTAACACTTAATACAAACGGATTAATTAGAATTAATAAAAATGATATTGCATTGAATAAGCCTTTAGAGGCTGAATTTCAAACGAGTCTTAAGACTGTTGGCTTTTCTGTTTCTGTTTCACAGCTTTTACCATTTAAAATTAATGAATAGTAATATTATTCCTTTAACAATACGGCCTCATTTAGTTTTTTTTCTGATTAAGGAATTAACCGGTACTGAAAAAATATTTGCGGGTTTTAAGTGTAAGACTTACGACCTTTCAAAAGATTCTCTTATCGGTAGATTTATTATTGATAGGCTGGATAAGTGTGATTATCCAGTTAAAAATGTTGAAAAGTTTAATTTTTTTCTTGAAATAAAGAATACTACTCGAAAACGTTGGATTGCTAACGGGAAATTTTTCAAAATAGAAAATCTGAGTAGAAGTTTTGTAGTTCTTCCTGATATTTACAAGGAAGAGGTAAATGATCTTATAGAGCAGCAATTCAGGACTGTTTTTTATAGCTATGTTGCAGCTTATAAGGATGATGAAGAGACTATATCCATGGCCATTCTTCGTTTTATTGAAAAGTATGATCTTTTTGAAGCAGGGTTTTCACAGATTCAACTTCGTAAGCTATACTATAGAATGCGAGAATCTGGTGGAGTCTGTGCCCAATTACAAGGGAAGCTTTCCAGGAATTAATTTTTTCATATAAATTATTTGTGTTTTTACCGCCTTCGGGCGGTTTTTTTGCGTCACAACTAAAGAATAATAAATTATGAAATTTTGCACAAACTAATAATTGATGCGATTTAATATTCTGAAAAAAGTTAGTGGCTCTGGCTCAGCACCTTTACGTAAAAAATTTGCATACATAGCTTGGCTAAATGATATAGTGAAATTTCCTCAACCTGATTATCGTGGAGTAGTACTTATTGATGATATTCAAATGAAGGAAAATACAGGAATGATGCAGATTTACTTAACAAGTCTAACGCAGGAGTATTCTTATGAATCCGTCGGCGATTCGGATTCAAAAGTCTTTAAAGTAAAATTTACAGGTACACATCCAGGAACTGAAATTGAAGCTCTGGAATTTGCGAAAAATTTCCTTGAAGAACCATTTATAGTTTTAATTCCCTCTTGCGATGTTGGAGTGAAGGTTCTTGGAACTCCTGATGCTCCTTTAGTTTTTACTTCTTCTCATAAAAGTGAAAAAGAGACAGAGAAGTTTATTTTCAATTTTGAACAGGAAATAGGATCAGAGAATGTGTATCAATTATATACTGGAGTAATCACATTAAATAAAAATATAGAAGTTGATATGGGAGATTTTTTAGAACAATTAAAAGGATATATGAAGTTAGATGGATCTAATCTAACCGACGCTCAAAAAGAAAATCTAAGAACTATTTTAGGTGTAGAAAATAAAAACATTGGAAATAGTGACTTATCACTCTCTGAAAATAGAGGTTTAAACTTAAAAGAATTTGTCTTAAACTTTTTCAGTAATTCGGGAATGGCTAAAGTTGGCATAAATAAAAATAAGCCTAGTCATGAGTTAGATGTAAATGGTAACATCAGAAGTAATTCGATTATTATTAATGGACTATCTTCTGTAGAAGAAACAGGAACAATCAAACGTATTGGTGATGAAATTCACTTTAAAACAACTATAGGCTGGGAAATAGTAATGTTGAGAGGTGATTATGTTTCTGATAATAATGGTATCGTTTCCCCAACAACAGAAGTACCTGTTGGTGGATGGAAAAAGGGATGGTATGAACCATCTACAGACTCGATTGAACCAGGGACTAATTATCCAAATTGTGGAAATCTAAAATCAATTGAAGGATATTTTACAAAATTTTATTTTAATGGATCTACTTGGGAGAGTATTAAAAAAAAGATTCCAGGAAACAGTATAGCTAGTGAATCAGAATTTAGAGGCAAAATTGCGGGGAAATCGATGTCTCCAGATCAATTATTTAAGGTTGTAGGTGATTTTGATTTCGATACAGATAAGAACGTAGTTGATCAAATAAGGGATGCTAAAAAAAAATATACTAATTTTTTATATAATAAATCAAATGATTCTATTTCTGATATTGTTTTAGATAGTCCCTCTGGGAATTTCACCATAGATTCCTTGGGATTAAAAATTAACTCATCTGGACCAATTGGGTCAGGTGTAATTTTGAATAAACAAACTAATCTGAGTGAACGCTTTTTAGAGTTAAAAATCAAGCTTTACTCAGATCAAAAAATTTATGTAGGGACAAAAAACGTCGAAAATGTAGTTGGAGAAAATACTGCAGAAATTGATTGTTCTGCAAAAACATTAAAAATTAATCCGATTGGATCGGTTGCCGGAGCAACTAAGGTTTTCACAATGCCTATAATTTCAGGACGTGAGTATATTGTGAGATTTCATAAGATAAATGAAATTACTCGTTTAGAAATTATTGACACTATTTCTACAGAATCAGACTACATAGATGCTGTTCAACTTGGGCATTTTGATAAATACAAATTCGGATTGATTTCCGGTACTGCCCCACTTGTAATATCAAATATTAAAATAGTTTCAGGATTGAATGGAAGAGCTAAAATCGCTTTTTACGGAGATTCTATTACAGAAGGTAATATTGTAGGTGGTAAAACACCTTATTATAAAGATCGTTTTGCTAACCTTATTGGTGATTATTTGGGTTATCCATATTATGTTAGTGGGCGTAGCGCAGGTACTATCGATGGTGTTTTAGTAAGAATGCAGGTTGAGATTCCAGCTTTACTTCCAGAGTATGTTTTTGTAACAATCGGAACTAACGGAAATAATACTGAGGCTAAATTAAATCAACTTGTTGATTTTTGCCAAAGATATGGTTGTAAGGTTATACTTAATAGAATAACTCTTAATGACTCATCAACTGCTGCAAAAAATGCATTGATTCAAAGTGTTGTTGACGCAAGAAAATTGATGTCAGTAAAAATGGACATAGCTACATCCCAGAATAATGATGGGGTAACTAAGGACAACAGTTTGTTTGTAGATGAGAATGGTACCTTAATACACCCTAATAAAGCTGGTAATATAAGAATGTTTAAGCGTGTTTTCGTTGATGCACCTGAAATTTTTCAAGAATCCAGTATTATTCCAAAAGCTCCGGAAGTTCCCGTAAACGATATAAACAATATCAAAAAAGCTTTAAAGTCTTTCGTAGAAACCAAATACACTTTAGATTCAAAATTTTACATTAACGACCCGTCACATTATACTATTTATGACGTTGGTTACTGGTTTGGAAGAAGATTAAAGTCCAATAATTCAGCAGAAGCAAAAACAGCGCCTCAGGAGTACTACAATATTTGGCAAAATATATCAACAACCCAAGGAGCGAAGAAAATATCTAAGCTTATTTTAAACATTATTCCATACGCTAATGTATCAACAGATATTATAAAGAATGCTAATCTTGTAGGCGTTAAAAATGGTATTGTTACTCCTTTGGTAGTTGGAACTAGCGAAACCGTGCCAACAGCCTTGCAAAGATTCGAGATCTCTGTAGAAGAATACGATACATTTAGTATTGGATTATATAATTTGGATTCAAGTCCTGTGACTTTAACTCAAACTATTGAATTTTACACAGGTGATCGTACAATTGAAGACGATGGAGTAAGAAAAGCAATCGAAGCTAATTCTGGAGGAACTGGAGGAACGAAACCTGGATATATTGATTTAATTGATTTTGGTTGTGCCGGTGATGGTATAACCGATGATACGGCTAAAATTAATGCGGCAATCGTTCAATTAATTAATGATGGAGGTGGTTTTCTTTATGGCAGAGATAGGAAATTCAAAGTCTCTAGTATCACTATTCCAGATGTGCAAAAATGGTGTAGAATAGGCATCATGGGAAGCTATGCTCCTGCATTTAGATTTGGGACAGTAGGAACTTTTGATGTAAAGACTAAAAATGGTATGGAAATAATATCTTCCTTAAATGATACTTCTAAGGGGATTATTAACGTTAGTGCCGGTTCAGGATTTGGAGGATTTAATTTAGTATCACTGGATATTCAAAAACTTACTGTACGTGCATATAATAACCCTCAGTGTCATGGTATCAACGCAACGAATGCTGCTCAATTAAATATTGAAAATGTTATAGTGGATACTGGAGTTTATAACGTACAGTCATCTTTACCAACAGCTATAACTGCTGGCATATTGACACCAAAGCTTTCAAACGGTGCTTGGACTACTTTAAAAAACCTTGTTGTTTGCGGATATTATACAGGAGCTTATATATATGAACATACATTTGGTGATTATGTAATATTTGCTTCTAATAAAATTGGAATTAGGCTTTACAAGGCAAATCATTCATCCTTATTTCTGAGACCTGGATTTTACAGGAATCAAAAGGATATTGTTGTTGAAGACACTCATCGCTTTAGGATTGCTGAGATGGCAGTTGAGATGGTTGGTGCCGGACAATATGATGCAAACAACGAGTGGCAGAAATCTGTTTACAATCTGGAGGATATAGGAAATAAAGGATCTGGCACAATACATTATGATGTATGCTTGGGTGGAGTTGGCCCAGTTGATACATTTACAAAAAATGGAGGTACTGGAATTACCTGTACTAAAATATAATTAAAATTAAATATTTTATCTATTAATATTTAAAAAATGAATGGAAAATATAAACTACAATATCAGCGAGATAATAGCATTAATCATGTCGGTACTGATAGGATCAGGGGCTTACATTTCCTTTGTTTATATAAAGAACAAGCAAAAAATAAGTGCTTCTTATATAATTGCAGTACTGCTTATAAATCTTTGCCTGACTTATGTTGCCTCAGAGCTTTTAAAAGCTTTCAATTGGAGCGAATGGCGCAATCCATCACTTCCTATGGTTGCCTTTGCAGGGCAGTATTTAACGGACTGGTTAGACAAACGCTATTTAAAAATATTCGATACAGCTGCTAAAAGAGCAGGAATTAAATTAGATGATAAAGATGATGAACCTAACAATAAAAACTCCGAAAATGAAAATCGATAAGGATAAATTATACGCTTTTCTGATTGTATTACTGATATCGGTATTTGCCTTTGTGGTAGGTAATATTTTCAAAGAAAGCAACGAAAAAGAACTTACTGAATTACGTAAGATCCAAGAGACGCAAAAGGATGAAAGATATAAATCCGAACTAAGAGAAAAAGCAGCAAACTATAAAAGCGATTCTTTTAAAAGTGTTTTAGAAAAACAAAATATTGGGATTGGTCTTTTGAATGCTAATTTTAATAACATGAATAATAGTATTCTTAGTATGAAATCAATGTATGATAAAAATTTCGATGAACTTAAAAATATACAAAATGAAAGCGATCACATTAATTCTACTTCTGTTAATGAGCAATTTGAGTTTATCTCAAAATACAAATACAAGGAGTATTCAGGAGGGACAAATCCCTGAAGTCTATAAAGGATTAAAGCAGAATGAATACCTAAAAATTAGGCTTCAAAAAACTGAAACAGCACTTTCAAGCGCAAATCAGCTCATTACCGAGCAGGATAAAGCACTTACCGTTAGTAAATCTCTATTAACAGCAAAAGATGAAGCTATGGGAACCGTTCTGGAAATTTCTAAACAGGATAAAATAGTTTCTGAAGAAAGAGAAAAGCAACTAAATTTTGATATTTCTTATTTACAGACTCAGGTTGAAATTGTAAGAAAGGAATCACAAATCAAGCAAAGAAAAAGGTTTTGGAATGGGATTAAAATTGGCGGGGTATCAGTGGCGGTTCTGGGAGCGGCTGGACTTATATGGTTTAATAATCGATAAATTCTTGAAAAATGAATAGAAAAATGTTTTTTGATGAATACCGTAAAACTTTAGATCCGGATAAATCAATAAGTGCCCAAGAGGTACAAGACATTGATGTATTTCTGAATTTTTATGAGAGAGATCATTCAATGTATACAATCCCGCAATGGGCTTATATATTTGCTACGGTATATCATGAAACCGGCGCAACCTTCCATACAGTTAGAGAAGCTCCCAAAGTTTCTGAAGAATGGAGGAAGAAGAATTTCAGGTACTATCCTTATTACGGTCGTGGATATGTTCAAATCACATGGGAAAGAAATTATGCTGTATATTCTAAAAAGCTGGGCATTGACTTGGTTGCTAATCCAGATAAAACTATGATTCCTGAGATAGCCTGGTATATTTTGGTGGATGGCTTTAAAAATGGAGTTTTCACAGGAAGAAAAATAACAGATTACATAAACGATTCTAAAAAAGATTATCGGAATGCTAGAAGGTGTATAAATGGCACAGATCGAATGGATCTGATCGCAAAGTACGCTGAACAATTTGAAAAGATTCTGATTTTATCTAAATAGTAATCCCCATTATTTGGGGATTTTTTTTATTTCTTCATCAATTTTCATAGTAAATATTTTGGCTCCGCAATCGTTCAAATGATCTGCATCATAGAAATGTTTATCACTAAATTCAGGATCATTCATCAGATTTAAATAATAACAATTATAATTACTTTTTAATTGCTTTTCTAAAAATGAAAAAGTCGAATGTAACTGTTTATTATTTGTTAAAATAGAGTAATACTTTGCCACTGGAGAAGATACAAAAAGTATGTTTATATTATTAGCTTTAGCATACGAAATAAACTTTTCTATAGCTTTTGTATTATCATTATATGCAGTTTTGCCTTTATCTGAATTTAAAGAAATAGAGTGTCTTTTTACAGCTTCTTTAGCATTTCTTTTAAGATCAATATTTCTATTGATTTTATAAGAAGTACCAAATCCTAAAGAATTACAATCAATAGCAGTTTTACCGGATTTATAATACTTAAGAATCCTATCAGTATTATCAGAAAATTTCCCATTAAATACTTCAAAATGATCTTCTAGTTTATTTGAAGGAATATTATAATAAAGAACATAATTTTTCATTCTCCAATCTTCTACTCCATATTCTAATTTTGAGTACAAAGAGATATAATCTATTGGAATTACAATAGTTTTTATATTATTCCAATTTTTATAGTTGTTAAATACTTTCCAATCAAGATCCAGGTCTTGGGAAGTCATCGCCAGGTTGAATGATTTATATTGTGAAAATTCTGGATTTATTCCAAAAAATATATGTGAACTTCCTAAATATAAAACCTCTATATCTGAAGAGTGTTTTGTTACATAAGTTGATTTATAAGAATAATCATTTGGTATTTTCCTTAGACTAACCTCTATAAAACCTAATCCAATAATAACTGGAACTAAAAAGATAATTATTGTTATTGCAAGTTTTTTCATGATTAAAATTGAAAATAAATAAACGTATGTTCTTCTCCAGAAAAGTAAATAATCATTGCTACTACGATATAGTAGAATAACCATCTGGTAAATCGGTTATTAATCTTATGAATGTCTTCAATTGCATAATTACTTTTTCTACCAATCCATTCTATAAACATAAAAATTAAAATTATAGTGAAAAGCCATACAACATCTTTTTGAGGATAATAAAATAATGACCGGCTAAACATTCTACGAATATATCTTACCGCCTCTAAGACTGAGTCAGACCTGAAGAATATCCACGCAATTGTTGTGAGACCAAAAGTTAGTATGATTTGAAGAGATTCCTTTAATGATGGAAATAAAGAATTTTCGCCGGCAATTCCTAAATTGTTTCTATTGGTCTTAAAAATAATTGAAGGCATAATAAATAATGCATTCAATCCTCCCCAAATTATAAAAGTCCAGTTTGCTCCATGCCAGAAACCTGAAACCAGAAAAATAATAAACGTATTTCTGACTCTTATCCAATTTCCACCTTTACTTCCACCTAATGGAATATAAAGATAGTCTCTGAACCAAGAAGAAAGAGAAATATGCCATCTTCTCCAAAATTCAGCAATATCTCTTGAAAAGTAGGGATAGTTGAAATTTTTCAATAAGTCAAAACCCATCATTCGTGCGGTTCCAAGTGCTATGTCAGAATATCCGGAAAAGTCCCCATATATCTGAAAAGAAAATAAGACAGCACCTATAAGTAATGTACTACCATTAAGTCCATAATGTAATGCAAATATTTCATTAACATAAATTGCACATTGGTCGGCAATTACGATTTTTTTTAAAAGCCCCCAAAGAATCTGTCTTAATCCACTTACTGCATTATCATAACTAAATTCTCTTTCTTTTTTTATTTGAGGTAAAAGATGTGTGGCTCTTTCTATTGGTCCTGCAACCAAAAGAGGGAAAAAACTTACGAATAATGAGTAATCAATAAAGTTTCTTTCTGCTGTAATCCTTTTTTTATATATATCAATTACATAAGAAAGGCCGTGAAATGTATAAAATGAAATGCCGACCGGTAGAATCACATTAAGCAGCCAAATATTTACTTTAAACCCGAAACCACCAAGAAGTTCTGCAAAACTCTCAACAAAGAAATTATAGTATTTAAAGAAACCTAGAAAACCAAGATTAATGGCAATACTCAAAGTAAGCCAGAATTTAGCTTCCTTGTTATTCCGGCTGTT is a genomic window of Chryseobacterium nakagawai containing:
- a CDS encoding DNA cytosine methyltransferase — its product is MNRKYIKIGTLLISLIYVDLFCGAGGTSTGIETAKVKGEKCAKVIVCVNHDPTAIASHAENHPDSCHFTEDIKTLDLAPVIIRMKEMRELYPLAKVVLWASLECTNHSKAKGGMSRDADSRTLANHLFRYIDAINPDSVQIENVEEFLIWGPLMIKEIHKNNTSYCPLDLVTIDKKKKIKELRPIWIPIKERKAEYYNAWLDEVLKRGFSYDYKLLNAADFGAYTSRKRLFIQFNKNIPTVWPEQTHSKNPEATLFGQLEKWKAVKDVLDLNDLGESIFDKIESDKTYQRILLGLKRETNKHFLTSYYGNGSAHSIDAPIGTLTTKDRCALHYIHYDYSSLTTSSINNPAGAVTTVPKHNLMSIQWLMDTQFGRVSKSIDEPSPTIIARQDKKPLYILQAERGYPSDFIKESDSDVVKEIKEFMILNHIKSITMRMLTVQELKEIMGFPKDYILKGTKTDQKKFIGNAVEVTMARKICEATANRLLERKKAA
- a CDS encoding DNA methyltransferase, translating into MNQGSGKLKNRVLNQSNCDWDNAIPGEEYFKELFRVSKNQIIWGGNYFDLRPTRGIVFWDKLQPWDNFSQFELAWTSFDKPAAKIALSNTGGSNSAKKIHPTQKPSELYQWLLVKYAKAGDKILDTHLGSGSIALACFDYGFELTACELDECFFNSAIERIKNHISFNQSLFTPEQLKLSL
- a CDS encoding glycoside hydrolase family 19 protein produces the protein MNRKMFFDEYRKTLDPDKSISAQEVQDIDVFLNFYERDHSMYTIPQWAYIFATVYHETGATFHTVREAPKVSEEWRKKNFRYYPYYGRGYVQITWERNYAVYSKKLGIDLVANPDKTMIPEIAWYILVDGFKNGVFTGRKITDYINDSKKDYRNARRCINGTDRMDLIAKYAEQFEKILILSK
- a CDS encoding SGNH/GDSL hydrolase family protein, giving the protein MRFNILKKVSGSGSAPLRKKFAYIAWLNDIVKFPQPDYRGVVLIDDIQMKENTGMMQIYLTSLTQEYSYESVGDSDSKVFKVKFTGTHPGTEIEALEFAKNFLEEPFIVLIPSCDVGVKVLGTPDAPLVFTSSHKSEKETEKFIFNFEQEIGSENVYQLYTGVITLNKNIEVDMGDFLEQLKGYMKLDGSNLTDAQKENLRTILGVENKNIGNSDLSLSENRGLNLKEFVLNFFSNSGMAKVGINKNKPSHELDVNGNIRSNSIIINGLSSVEETGTIKRIGDEIHFKTTIGWEIVMLRGDYVSDNNGIVSPTTEVPVGGWKKGWYEPSTDSIEPGTNYPNCGNLKSIEGYFTKFYFNGSTWESIKKKIPGNSIASESEFRGKIAGKSMSPDQLFKVVGDFDFDTDKNVVDQIRDAKKKYTNFLYNKSNDSISDIVLDSPSGNFTIDSLGLKINSSGPIGSGVILNKQTNLSERFLELKIKLYSDQKIYVGTKNVENVVGENTAEIDCSAKTLKINPIGSVAGATKVFTMPIISGREYIVRFHKINEITRLEIIDTISTESDYIDAVQLGHFDKYKFGLISGTAPLVISNIKIVSGLNGRAKIAFYGDSITEGNIVGGKTPYYKDRFANLIGDYLGYPYYVSGRSAGTIDGVLVRMQVEIPALLPEYVFVTIGTNGNNTEAKLNQLVDFCQRYGCKVILNRITLNDSSTAAKNALIQSVVDARKLMSVKMDIATSQNNDGVTKDNSLFVDENGTLIHPNKAGNIRMFKRVFVDAPEIFQESSIIPKAPEVPVNDINNIKKALKSFVETKYTLDSKFYINDPSHYTIYDVGYWFGRRLKSNNSAEAKTAPQEYYNIWQNISTTQGAKKISKLILNIIPYANVSTDIIKNANLVGVKNGIVTPLVVGTSETVPTALQRFEISVEEYDTFSIGLYNLDSSPVTLTQTIEFYTGDRTIEDDGVRKAIEANSGGTGGTKPGYIDLIDFGCAGDGITDDTAKINAAIVQLINDGGGFLYGRDRKFKVSSITIPDVQKWCRIGIMGSYAPAFRFGTVGTFDVKTKNGMEIISSLNDTSKGIINVSAGSGFGGFNLVSLDIQKLTVRAYNNPQCHGINATNAAQLNIENVIVDTGVYNVQSSLPTAITAGILTPKLSNGAWTTLKNLVVCGYYTGAYIYEHTFGDYVIFASNKIGIRLYKANHSSLFLRPGFYRNQKDIVVEDTHRFRIAEMAVEMVGAGQYDANNEWQKSVYNLEDIGNKGSGTIHYDVCLGGVGPVDTFTKNGGTGITCTKI